The Denticeps clupeoides chromosome 4, fDenClu1.1, whole genome shotgun sequence genome segment GTAACAGCATGGTGGGCATACCTGAACATGTACAACACGAGGACATGAGTAAACATTGTGGTGGTACATTCCGTATCTGAGAAAGTCGGTGGTAAAGTGGCCAGTTATCCTTACCTGCTTGAGGCAGGCCAGTGATGACTGCATAGCCTGGGTGAGCTCCTTGGAACTTCTCCACAAAGTCATAAATGAAAGTAGTGGCACTTTGACCTGTGACGGCCAATATTTGCAAAAACCAAAttcacacaaaggaaaaaaaaaatgtgcctgTTAATAACAATGTCATTATTCTAACGGCTCCATACGGTGTTCATCCAAAAACATATTTCTACATATGTTCAAACTGTACTCGCAGTATGAAATAGTTTTTCCCAAGGTTGAAGGAACCTTACCTGTCACTTTAAGTGTGTACGCCTCCTTGGAATTTATGTCAATTTTCCACAATCCAGTAATGTTCACCGTGTTAAGTCTGATTCTGTACAGGTTTCCAACAGTTTGAATGGTACCTAGAGGACCATTTGGGTTGGTATACTGTTGGCTCAATCCTAGGAAGTGATGGGGACAAAAGATTTTTGGGGGATGTCTGATAAGAGCATATATAGACATGGACAAGCTGACTGTCCAGGGCAGTATAATGACACGTCTGCCTTGCTGGCTAGTGTTCTTCAAGCTATTTTAATGTCTGACAGATCACAGCAGTCATGGCAGCAACAGGTAAAGCTACATTTCCTAACCTGATGGGCTAATCAGAGTGAATGTCAGGGATGTTCCTGTAATGTATGCAGTCACATTGGACAATGAGTCGTCCAGAAGGAAGGAGAAGGTCTCAACTGTACCAGGGTTCCTGTCTCTCTGGACAACTGTTACCTGAGGGGGGAGATTATATAAatcaatgacattttttttcctcgaATAAATGTGCTAGTCATGGCAAAAATGTCCCCAACTCACCAAAGCAGAGGTGGAGGTGTCCACAATGATATCAGTAGCCTGTGGTAGATTGGTTTTGGAAACCTCAATGGCCTCTCCACCCGAGGCCAAAGCCAGGTCATAATATAAACGAAATGCAGAGCGGTTTGTGTCTGCGATGGACCTGGTGCTTCTCTTTTTAGTTGTGATGAAAAAGGAAACCTGAATGGATAAATAGCTAAATTTAAACAGATCATGTACAAGTTTTTAAGGAAGATGCAGTGAGAGTCTGGCATATAGAAGCAGATACGTTGAGGACAAGAAGTGGAACAGCGACAGTTGGGAAGGACATGCTTACTGTTGATTTGGTGCTCTTGATGAGGGCGATAATGGTTCGTTCCAGAGACATGTCCTTTGCTGTGGCATCAGTGAAGACATAGATGTTGGAGGAGGAGGGTGCACCTGTCAGAGCCAACTAAAagcattgaaaagaaaaaagacaagaGGGATTTTTGGATTTACACGCACCAATATCACAAACCTGCAGTAAATACAAGAAGGTGGTTAAATAATAAGAGACAACACAGGATGCAATCAACAGGAAGATGGGATCCTAACTGTACTTGCAATGTGATCACCTTTGTTGTTTTAACCTTACTTGTAGTCCTGAGAGACACATTTCTGGCTCATCTCCACCTCCTGTGGCTGTGAGACGAGAGATCTCCGACTTCATCTTCTCAGGGTCAGTTGTCCTAATCAGTGGTCCAAAGGCTGCAAccaaaaaaacactattttttACAGCCCCGGCTGATATGCCAAGTGTGTGTAGAGTTAATGACCACTAATAATTGCCATGTACAAGATGTGGAGGCAATATTTTATCCCTTCCCCTGGGGTGAGTTTTGTTTTACCACATGATTGTGCATGACACTATTAAGTAATAATTTGTACAGATATATTTGTGTAATATATCTGTGCTTACAATAATTCTGTATTGTATTCATTTTGTACTAGTGAATTTGTGCTGTGTTCATTCATCCTAATCTGTACAATGATTTGCAGTTTTTTATTATGTAGGTTCCTTTCCAGTAGTTGCTTCTTTGACATTTTTAATCTTCCAACCTTTCTTCCAGGCAACCTATCACACAGACTGCATTCCATTCTTTCTCTCAATCTCCTCctatcttttcattttaaatatctgaacataaaaaaaatttaatcagtatttttagaatttttctGAACATTCTTACACGACGTCATGCTCATAAAATGCGAACATGGTTTTATAGCATGTTTTATAACACTGTCACAACACGGCtgttaaaaaaatctcttttaaCTAAAATCATGTATGCAGCgctgacaaaacaaaaactagtGCTTGAAGTGAATGGTAATCAGccaaacacattaaaatgggATAAGGCCCTCACCAGGGTCATTGAACGGGACGAGGATGTATTCTGATGGCTCATCCTGTGTACCCTTCTTGGTGTCGATGATGTTGTTTGCAACCCTTTTTGCCTCAGCAATGTCATCTGACATACTGCCGGTGGTGTCGATCACAAAGGACAGTACGGAAGAACGTGCAATGCCCATGAGCCTGGGAATGAAgacacattattttttaaaatacttttttttttgtctccagtACACTGTACAAATTGTCCGCCGGTGTACCGCAGGAAGTCCTGGTTGCCGGAGGCACCGCGGATGTCCTCCAGAAGCTGTAGGGTAGCCTGTGTTGCTGCATTGACAGCTTTATCATGCAGGACCGCATTGTGGGGATGACGCTCATCTTTGCTGATGCCTCCCCGGGGTACTTGGGTACTGGTCAGGTCAGCTGCCCCACCATGACTGCACTTGCCTATGGTCAGAAATAATGGCCAGAAAATGAGCAATACActattacaatacaataatctATTGGAAAGTTTAATGCTGAATAATGTATTTcatactgttaaaataaaaccatggGACACTTTTGCCAAGCATGACAATCGGTTTACCAGCAAGTGAATAAAACGGGTGCCAACCTTAACACACAGATCTTTCATTGAAAGCATTATCTGATAATACCAAGATATGAGCAATAGATTAGAATAGGTGGAATATTTATGCTCTgatgtgtaaatgtgagtgAGACTGCGGAATGTCCGGCATGTTTGTCTAACAGGGTTAAGGGCTCATCTGCGGGTCAATGAGGTTGCAGACACCACGCTTACCCTACTCTGTGTATTTGGTTTAAACCGCAGCAACTTAGATGAACCTGTGTGCTGCTTTATGAGAATCCTGTACCTTTTGGTTTTTCTGCAGAGAAGAGCCCCATGTAGCCTGAGGTAAGCTTCTTCTCATTTATGATGGAAGGCAGGATTGGATTTGAACATGTGCCAGTGCTACAGTCAGAGCAGGTAGCAGTGTCaatatctgcaaaaaaaaaaaacataatataatgTACCAGTGACTGGTGTGTCCAACCAATACTATTCACAAAATGTGGATATACCTTATTATTCAAAAATTTATAAATGTGGCTCTAAACCAGTGGTTCCCAACGTGGGAGGTCCACACAATTTCATCTGCACTGAGGTTGTGAGCTaaccaaaattatatttgtaaacgttacatttataaaatcctAATAACACAACCAATAGGAAAATCAAAGCTCCAAATACAATTTTTTGTTCATAATTAAACTCATTAAATTCCACAAGGAGAATGGAAGCGTGTATGGAAGTAATTGGGTATTGGGGGTCCTGCCTTGTCTTagacacaggcaggggggcttcagggaaaaaacGTTTGGTAACCACTGGATTAAACAGTGGCTGCCTTGCTTTTTGCCCAAGCAAAGTTCAATGCAACACAAAGGTTATCATTTCAGTAGAAtgggtagggtggtagtagcaaaattctaattaaaattttatttgtcacatacacagtcatacacggtataatatgcagtgaaatgctttagtgactgctatagacctcaattttgcaaatattgcaagtatacaatgaaccaacatgcaaatattgcaaacataaccaaatgttatggtttttttttttacataaaatataaaatatgtgtaacagctagggtgaaggtgtgcaaatgagtgaagtgaaaggaaaaagtaaaaaaaaattgtgcaagagtaaaagtaaaaataagtaataaaaagtttgtgcaaggattctggggggattgagtccagaagtgattgaaagtgaaattgctggagtgtattagagttctatgaCGTGTTGTTGTTAAGCTCGtatagcaagacacttaaccctccaggggggactgttcctgtaactactgattgtaagtcgctctggataagggcgtctgacaaatgtcataaatgtagaATAAGTAGTCCTTCAAGTTCAGCATTTAGCCTCTCCCTTAACTGTATAACCCTGATTACAGACATCATGGCTGAGTAGAAATGTACGTACATCCCTGTAAAATCTGTTCATTGCTTTATGACTCATTTTACAAGCATGTCTAATTGCACGTTATCGCTTTCAAATAAAGATGCTGCTGTATATCCTGTACCTGCAAGATTGCCAATGGGAAGGTCTGGTCGGATTAGGTTAGTATAGGGTCCCGTGTTTCCCAACTCCACCCAGTTACTGTGGCTGTAAAAATCCTGGAGGCAGAAGCATGTTTGACATTACTATACCTATTTTCAAATAATAGTAATTACAATTGAACTCTTTTACCTGATCAGGCaatattgttcttttttatttgcataatgcAACTGCCTGATTTGGTTactaattatgaaattaatttaaaagcTCAAAGGGAGTCTCTTCAGACTGACATCAATTTAatttcaatattaaaataaaatgacaatcacCTGGACGGTGTGACAGACGCGGCCCAGCGTCTCTCTGGCTGCCTGGAAGTTCTGCATGCGGATGTTGGCCTTGACGCTGGTCATGCCCTCAGCGATCAGGCTGCGCGCCTGAATGAACGCTTCACTGTTGACGTGGTGTGGGGGACTGTTGGCAAAGTCACGGTCCACCATACTGTTCTCCATATAGATCTGGTTGAGGGCTGTACGGAACTTGGCAGCTGACACCAAACCGGTAGCCGTTCCCAGACATGCTGTCAGCAGTTCCTCTGGTGAGgagccctgaaaaaaaaaaaaatattttaacactACTGTTTAATCTACTCCTTTTGTTATAGTAAGCAGAATGCACACTACcttgttttccatgaaaaaatattaaacatttcaaatatatcatgaataaaaacattagTGTCTGATAATGGACCTCTTATACATTTATGTAGATATTCcaatcattaacagccatttccagctaccatagACATTTACAACCATAGTTCTGGCAATATGTTTTATCAATCAGTCATTTTACTTGACATAATATCACAAAAATATAATTGTCCTTAAATGAAATTTTCAAtggcaatgtattttttttaatgaaaaaccagacatttttttcaaacttttaaaaaaaattcccaagATCCCttaatacatttctgtttaaagaacacaaaaaagcaCCTCACCGTGGGCCTGAACTCCCTGTCCTCAGACTCGGCCACAGCTTTGCACACCTCTGTGATCTTGTTTAGCACGGCATTGCCTGTGATGGTGGTGTGGGTGGAAATGCTCCCACCAATTGGCACAAACCCCTGGCTCTGGCCTGCCAGCATTAGTGCTAGCAGAGCCAAGGTCCATGCTGATGACATCTTCACTGCCTTCACAAGATTTTAATTAGATCATTATTCACCTTATAATGTTCATAATATGTTTCTACAGGTAATGCATTTTCATGCAGCCATATGTATATAGTGATAGCCAGTCTAAAATGATATCTATCtaaaattcaaataatttattgCAATATTAACTCAATTTGGTCTTGGACTTACCTCTTCTCTCACGAAATACCAGGACCTCCAAATCTTGGGTTCTGGGCAGTGATTGAGTACTTTGCGTTTTTTCCTATTTATAGTGTGGGTTGGGTGGAGATATACTGGCTGAGGTGGCAGGTGGCTGCTTATCACTGACCCTCGAATAGGAGCCTTTCAAGGCGCCACAGCATTGTATGTGATGTAAACCCAGTTTGTCAGTCATACAGTCATAAGTGTTATCATTCAATGTGGGAAGCCCAGGGTGTGGGCCTTTAGTAGTCTCTAAATGATTGACCAAAAGggcatatttcataaaaaacatttaaaccaaTTTTTTGCAGTTTTCTCTCTATCGAACCATTTGAATATTTTCAGATATGCCCTCAGAGATCAGGCTGCGTGCCTGAATGAAGGCTTCACTGTTGACGTGGTGTGGGGGACTGTTGACAAAGTCACGGTCCACCATGCAGTTCTCCATATAGATCTGCTTGAGGGCTGTACGGAACTTGGCAGCTGACACCAGACCGGTAGCCGTTCCCAGACATGCTGACAGTAGTTCCTCTGGTGAAATTACTTTTAACACTACTGTTTAATCAACTCCTTTTGTTATAGTAAGCAGAATGCACACTATCTTGTTTTCcattaaacatttcaaatatataattttatatcattatatatccttataaatcaaatatataattatatatcaaatatatcatTCAAATATATCAAGGCACCACAGAATTATATGTGATGTCAGTCATACAGTCATAAGTGTTATCATTCAATGTTGGAATCCCAGGGTGTGGGCCTTTAGTAGTCTCTAAATGATTGACCAAAAGGGCATGTTTCATAAAAAACATCTCTCTATcgaaccactaggctactaccaccctaacagATTAATAATGAACCCTTGGTTGATTTTCTTGTGGGCGGGGGAGctattgctttaaaatgtcaatgTGTTAACTACTTAAGTGTTatcttgggtggtagtagcctagtgggtaacacactcgcctatgaaccagaagacccgggttcaaatcccacttactaccattgtgcccctgagcaagacacttatccttGTAactccctgtaaatactgattgtaagtcgctctggataaggacgtctgctaaatgccgtagatataaatataaatcattAATAGAGTTTTGT includes the following:
- the LOC114787863 gene encoding von Willebrand factor A domain-containing protein 7-like, producing MSSAWTLALLALMLAGQSQGFVPIGGSISTHTTITGNAVLNKITEVCKAVAESEDREFRPTGSSPEELLTACLGTATGLVSAAKFRTALNQIYMENSMVDRDFANSPPHHVNSEAFIQARSLIAEGMTSVKANIRMQNFQAARETLGRVCHTVQDFYSHSNWVELGNTGPYTNLIRPDLPIGNLADIDTATCSDCSTGTCSNPILPSIINEKKLTSGYMGLFSAEKPKGKCSHGGAADLTSTQVPRGGISKDERHPHNAVLHDKAVNAATQATLQLLEDIRGASGNQDFLRLMGIARSSVLSFVIDTTGSMSDDIAEAKRVANNIIDTKKGTQDEPSEYILVPFNDPAFGPLIRTTDPEKMKSEISRLTATGGGDEPEMCLSGLQLALTGAPSSSNIYVFTDATAKDMSLERTIIALIKSTKSTVSFFITTKKRSTRSIADTNRSAFRLYYDLALASGGEAIEVSKTNLPQATDIIVDTSTSALVTVVQRDRNPGTVETFSFLLDDSLSNVTAYITGTSLTFTLISPSGLSQQYTNPNGPLGTIQTVGNLYRIRLNTVNITGLWKIDINSKEAYTLKVTGQSATTFIYDFVEKFQGAHPGYAVITGLPQAGMPTMLLLSLTGQNGPANLKVSEAALIQVSGSTVSDGKVEEMGGGDYLVTVNSVPSGEFVVLLKGEDISTSSQFQRQSTTQMSVSKVSINAVVDRNMEPGQNFKMHFTVSNNVTGTKFTIRASNDRNFEMKSSSSITSTGSGMADGLVDINVPANTPSGTDVTLTIEAEVTGTTDSNFAVLRLSVVKNVTDFTPPTCEVIGVNNTCQTNCSWNSWDLTVNITDGNGTGVDKIWIQQGSADLIYSSTNSDGVKVYKNTYRSSCCSPNLQLSVTDKEGNVGTCFYSIRVPTTTIKAPTTTPNAGPPSLGLATPLWAFLLISVVSVVQDFL